From the genome of Rhizobacter sp. AJA081-3:
CCGAGAAGGCCCACATCAGCAACACGCCGGTCAGGCCGCGGTAGAACACGATCTCGCCGGTGGCGTAATGCGCCGAGGCGAGCTTGACGCACACGCCCATGGTCGCGAACAGCAGCGACGCGAGCACCATCATCCAGGGAGCCGACATGCGGCGATTGTCGTCTGCACCCGGCCGGCGCCCGGCCCGCCGGCTTCGACGCGGTTCAGCCTTCGAGGGCCGGGCCCATCATCCGGCGGTACCACTCATGGAACTGCTGCATGCCGTCTTCCATCGGGCTCTGGTAGGGGCCGACCTCGTCGTCGCCACGCTCCATCAGCGCGCGGCGGCCGGCGTCCATGCGCAGACCGATCTCGTCGTCCTCGGCGCAGGTTTCCCAATAGGCGGCCTGCTCGGCCTCGACGAACTCGCGCTCGAAGGCGGCGATCTCCTCCGGGTAGAAGAACTCGACCATGTTGAGCGTCTTGTTCGGCCCCTTGGGGAACAGCGTGGAGACCACCAGCACATGCGGATACCACTCGACCATCACGTTCGGGTAGTAGGTCAGCCAGATGGCGCCGTGCTTGGGCGGCACGCCGTTGCGGTAGGCGAGCACCGCGTCGTGCCACTTGCGGTAGGTGGCCGAGCCGGCCTTGGCCAGCGCGTTGTTGGCGCCCACGGTCTGCACCGAATGCTGGGCGCCGAACTCCCAGCGCAGGTCCTCGCAGCTGACGAAGCCGCCCAGGCCGGGGTGGAAGGGCGCGACGTGGTAGTCCTCGAGGTAGACCTCAATGAAGGTCTTCCAGTTGTAGTCGCACTCGTGAAGGTGCACGCTGTCGAACACATAGCCGGAGAAGTCCATGTCGGCCTTCGGGCCCAGTCGGGCCAGGTCGGCGTTGACGTCTCGCCCGCCGCCTTCGAACAGCAACCCGTTCCAGTTCTGCACCGGGTAGTTGCGCAGGTTCAGGCACGGGTCGTCGGCGAAGTGCGGCGCGCCCAGCAACTGGCCGTGGGTGTCGTAGGTCCAGCGGTGCAGCGGGCACACGATGTTGCTGCCGGTGTGGCCGCGCCCGCGCAGCATCAGTGCCTGGCGGTGGCGGCAGACGTTGGAGATCAGCTCCACGCCCTGGGCGGTGTGCACCAGGGCACGGCCTTCGTGTTCCTGCGGCAGGGCATGGAAGTCGCCCACCTCGGGCACCGACAGTTCGTGCCCGAGATAGCGCGGCCCGGACTCGAAGATCAGCTCCATCTCGCGACGGTGCAGGCCGGCGTCGAAATAGGTGCTGACGGAGAGTTGCGAGCGGGCGCGCTGCAGCGCCTCGATAGGGACGCTCAGGTCGGACATGATCCCCAGGATCTCCAAAAACCAATGTCAAACCGCCACCCCGGAAGACCGGGCGTGGGTCACAAGGATCCCGTCTTGCCTGACGGGCCGCGGATTGTACCCGGGGGGTCCTGCGCGGGGGCAAAGTCGCAGTGGGGAGTCGCCTCTTCGTCGGCGGGGGCATTGGCGCAACATCGCTGGGCGCCGGCGAAGTGGGGCTGACTACAATCGAGCCCAGAGATTGCGCATGGCAAAAAGCACCCCCAAGTCCCCCGCCAACGAGCCGGCCAGCTACGAAGACGCGTTGCTCGAGCTGGAGCGCCTCGTGGCCGGAATGGAAGGCGGGCAGCTGCCGCTGGACCAGATGATCGACAGCTACCGTCGCGGCGCCGAGTTGCTGGCCTACTGCCGCAGCCGCCTCGAGGCGGTCGAGACCCAGGTGAAGGTGCTCGAGGAAGGGCAACTCAAGCCCTGGATCGCCGGATGAAGCAGAGCCAGTTCGATGCCTGGGCCGCGGCCGAACTCGACGCCGTCGAGTCGGCGCTGGACGCCTGGGTGCCGGCCGATGCGCCGGCCGGCCTCGGCCAGACGATGCGCTACGGCGTGCTCGACGGCGGCAAGCGCCTGCGGCCCCTGCTGGTGCTGGCGGCCGCGCAGGCCGTGGACGGTGAACGCGAGGCTGCGCTGCGTGCGGCCTGCGCCGTCGAGCTGATCCACGCCTACTCGCTGGTGCACGACGACATGCCGTGCATGGACAACGACGTGCTGCGCCGGGGCAAGCCCACCGTGCACGTTCGCTTCGGAGAGGCGCAGGCCATGCTCGCCGGGGATGCGATGCAGGCGCTGGCCTTCGAGGTGCTGACGCCCGAGCGGGGTGTCGCGCCTGCCTTGCAGGCCCGCTTGTGCGCCTTGCTGGCGCGCG
Proteins encoded in this window:
- a CDS encoding aromatic ring-hydroxylating dioxygenase subunit alpha; its protein translation is MSDLSVPIEALQRARSQLSVSTYFDAGLHRREMELIFESGPRYLGHELSVPEVGDFHALPQEHEGRALVHTAQGVELISNVCRHRQALMLRGRGHTGSNIVCPLHRWTYDTHGQLLGAPHFADDPCLNLRNYPVQNWNGLLFEGGGRDVNADLARLGPKADMDFSGYVFDSVHLHECDYNWKTFIEVYLEDYHVAPFHPGLGGFVSCEDLRWEFGAQHSVQTVGANNALAKAGSATYRKWHDAVLAYRNGVPPKHGAIWLTYYPNVMVEWYPHVLVVSTLFPKGPNKTLNMVEFFYPEEIAAFEREFVEAEQAAYWETCAEDDEIGLRMDAGRRALMERGDDEVGPYQSPMEDGMQQFHEWYRRMMGPALEG
- the xseB gene encoding exodeoxyribonuclease VII small subunit → MAKSTPKSPANEPASYEDALLELERLVAGMEGGQLPLDQMIDSYRRGAELLAYCRSRLEAVETQVKVLEEGQLKPWIAG